The bacterium genome includes a region encoding these proteins:
- a CDS encoding Lrp/AsnC family transcriptional regulator codes for MDDLDLKIAKMHENQIYPSSRDVAQQMGIAASTVRRRMSRMFESGELESKMLADIEEFPDLYITVVGILLSISPDKCVPEIKKIPSVLYLMGVTGKYDLIAVVVITSRKMLSKVTRQIFDIEGVSSLETFVVIDNYGFRVPAGRLSELFEQAKK; via the coding sequence ATGGACGATCTTGATCTTAAAATAGCGAAAATGCACGAAAACCAGATTTACCCATCAAGCCGTGATGTTGCTCAGCAAATGGGCATTGCGGCTTCCACAGTCCGTCGCCGTATGTCCCGCATGTTCGAGAGTGGTGAACTTGAAAGCAAGATGCTCGCGGATATCGAGGAATTTCCGGATTTATATATTACGGTTGTGGGAATCCTGCTCAGTATCTCCCCGGACAAATGTGTCCCCGAAATTAAAAAAATCCCTTCGGTTCTCTATCTCATGGGTGTTACCGGAAAATATGATCTCATAGCAGTCGTTGTTATTACCTCGAGGAAAATGCTGTCGAAAGTAACCCGTCAGATATTCGACATCGAGGGTGTCAGCAGTCTGGAGACATTCGTGGTTATCGACAACTACGGTTTTCGCGTTCCTGCCGGAAGGCTGTCTGAACTGTTCGAACAGGCGAAAAAGTAA